TCTTATAGAAATCTTGTCAGGTAAAACAACTCTTCTTCTAAATTTATGATCTTTTCTCTGTGTAATGCTGTAGTTTCACTTTTTGTATTTACCCACAGCCACACGTGTGGCACCTGAATCCCATTCCTATATTACCGTCACACCTTTCTCCAGAAAATTAATAGCTGTTACATGCTGCGAtgttgattaaaattttgctCAACGTCCCAGCGGGAAAAGTCGCATATGTTGATCTCATAAGATCTCATGTGCTGATAAGAtcatttttcgtgttgaatcattgTAGAATActgtatttttcaataattataccagaaaactttttatatttatattatatgtgataggttGCATAAGTCTtgatgaaaaaccaaaaatacgtcccaaacatcttagcctgaaatatttccaaaccgcggtggagacctttcttatcttttataaAGGTAATTATCACACTGAATCGGTGTATAAAACTCCATTCTACAATAAAACCACAAGATAACTAactctattttgttttatgactccaccacgatttggaaatatttcagactagatgtttgggacatatttttgtttttagacttttaaaaaaggcgcGTTTTCAAAAGTTGCCAGTTGAATCAAAATTGTGCTTCAACGTTGCCatgaattttcaataaatgtcgtgttttcttttcattatttcttctgttttttcacTATGAAAACATCGAAAAAACATGGCGCATTGAgttgaaaaagtgaaatgacCCACAGCGTAGCTCCTTTCGCTTCTTTATTCAAGGCCGCCAACGATATTCTCCCGTGTTCTACTTTCCTTAACCAGATCGAAGAATCATTTGTTGAACAAGTTTACGCCGATATTTGCGCTTTTGCCGTCACCCCACAACCATTAGGTAAATGACTAAGCTTGTTGCTTGTTGTTGCACACTCATGCCTTTCACATATTTGTTTTATGTACTTTCATTGGTTACAGGTCACAAAGCTGTGTATCTCTTTCCTTCAGTTTCCCCCAGATTACGATTCTTAATCCATCAGgttgttgaaataaatttcagcAGTTTGAAAACCTTCTCCGTAGGAAAAGCTGATCGCAGGACTGTTGTGTGTCCTAAAGTAATCTACAAGATGGATCCTACTCAAGAAAAGTAGTTTTGTGTCATACCAATAATTTCAACATTAAATGTGGTTTTTGCATCAATCTTGATAGATCTCCCAAAAATGATAACTGTCAGCAGCCACAATCAACAGATAACAAACAACCAAGAAAGCAGAGAGCTGTCAATGAACGAGCTATTTATCGTCCACCACCAGCCAGAAGTTCGGGAGTCCTTCAAGAAACGATCAAGCAAAATGTGGATGCAGGTGGTGTCAGTATTATCTTGGAAATTCTCTCTAAAAAGCATAACAGTATTCTTTTATTCATATTTTCCAGTTCCTGTGTCTGCTCAGTCTCCAAGCTGTAACCTGAAAAAACCATCTCAGGCTATTTATGTGCCACCCCAACGTAAATCTTCCATGCAAAACCATAATCTGAGCGATGACTGGAAAGAAAGTGAGAAAATTAAACCCAGAGTTGAATCAGGGACCAAAGTGATTTCACCCATCAGAAAGAAGTCGACTCGTGTTGAAATGCGTTAGTTATTTTATCTTTAAGAATATCCGAGATCTGTATAGTAATAATTTCAAGTGATGTTTAGGACTTGCcgtggaagaagaaaccaaTCAGACACctatttttaagaaagaagaaagcaaTTCTATTCAGGCTCCTCCACAGATCAGCCGTAAGATCTCTCGAACCAGTTCAACCCCTTTCGTTCAACCATCCGAACAGTCAATTTTGGACGTCGGAGATCTGATGGAGTGCTGTGAATTCGCGGAACTTTCCAACCACGTCCCTCTAGAAAAGCCCGCATCTCCAAAAGAAAGCAACCTGCAGAGAAATATCAGCTTTGAGGAGGACTCTTGGGATAAATTGTATAATGAAACTGGTGATCTCTTAAGACCTGATGCACTGGAAGAGGTATtagttatttcttatttttaaaattatctaaAGCCTATGCAaaactgattttattttctgaatttaGTTGACTCTGGCCGTTGGATCGGTGCGAATTATTCAACCATCCAATGAAGTTTATTCTCAGGCATCTCACGAGGCTCATGATGAAGATTTAAATCATGTAATTGAACTGTACGATTTCCCTTCAACGTTCAAGACTGAGGACTTGTTCACCGGTAATTATCTTATCATGCTGATTGacgaaattcattttaaattacaacTTGTTTATAATTAAGCCTTGAACGTCAGTGGAAAACCGCCAGATTTTTCCCTTAAATGGGTGGATGATACTCATGCTTTAGCCATTTATGGAAGCGCATACGCAGGTAATCTATTATAAAAGTGGTTTTAGCGTTATCAATCCTAATTtctgtgtttgtttttctatcaATGGATGAATAAAGCCGTTGATGCCTTGGCTGCTACTCAAAGTCTTATTAAGATGCGTCCGCTGGCTCAAGCGACTAAAGAATCACGAAACTGTGCCCGGCGGATATCCACGGCACTTCAGCCTTTTAAGTGAGTCATAAATCTtgcaaattgatttttttttaaatattgccAACATTTTTATGGAATGTTTTTCTATCAGACCTCGACCGGTAACATCAGCTAGTATGGCTAAGCGTTTGGTCAGCACTGCGCTTGGAATTCGAAATACCGTTAGCCCCGAGCAAAGGAAGATTGAACGCCAAATGTTGGCGGATGCTAaaggtttgaattttgaatagtttttcgaagaaaaaaggaacccGGAagataattgttttctttttcatttccagcCAAAAAGCGATTAGCAGCCCAACAGAAGGAAGCCGCTTGGGAGGGAACAATGCCTTGAAAACCAAATCGTAGCATTTAaagaatatatatttataaaatgatGATAGTATTGAGAACAATGGAGATTACCCTTTTAGGTTTTCtcaatgttctttttttaatttcattttctgagTGTGATTACAAATacacaggtttttttttaaagagagagaTTCGTTCAACAAATGCGTTAAACGTTGCGTTCCATCACTGTCCCGTCGCTCATACCAAAATAAGCTTTTCGTGCCATTCCTACAAACAAACCGTTTTCCACGACTCCGGGAATCCTGCAAAAGACGAGAAAGATATAAGACTTTTGCCCGTGTAAAGGTTTCATTGGTTTATATTACATGTTCAAGCAGTTCTCGACGTGCTTCCAATCCTTCACACTCTCAAAATTCCAGTCGAGTAAAAAATTGCCATTGTCTGTAACAACAGGGCCCtgtttacaaaaaatgaaatgtcaatGGGTACATACTGAGTTAATTTAATAGCCCTTCAATTTAGGATGTGACACTTACAGCTTTTGAACTGCCAGACATCCTCAGTTCTGACTTTCCTCCAAgtaatttctcaattttttggtAGACAACACGATAAGCACCAGGAATGACTTCAATTGGAATGCCTTTTCTCCACTGTTCACCCAGATTGGTGGATGCTTTCCTATTTGCAACACAAATGAACTATGTAAGGGGGTTCaaccagaaagaaaatcaattatttacCTGTAATCTGCAATGACTATGAATTCTTCTGCACAGCTGGCTAAAATTTTTTCCTGGtgattataaaaatgaaatttagtcAACAAACTAATAAAACACACTAGTGTAAAATCACCTGAGTCAGACACCCGCCACCTCCTTTGATGAGAGTAAGCATGGTATCAGATTCATCAGCACCATCGATTGTCACTTTCAACTgcaagaaattgaaatcatgtttttttttaaataaaacgtAAATATGACTGACCATGTAAAATTCATACTTCTGGGTTCATCTCCAAATCTCCCAATTTCAATCCATACTGAATGATGAGCTGTTTGGCTTGGAAGGAGGATGGGACACAAATAACTTCCAAACCCTCATCCTTGACTCTCTGTGCCAGACGTTCGACAGCATACACCACCGTGGACCCACTCCCAATTCCAATGACACCATCCTAAATGGAACGCACACGAGACATTCTTTAACGCATGTAACAGCCACGCGAAGAACGCATATAAAAAAGGggtttctccctttttcctttcaacattttaaaacattaccACCACGTGATTGTCCACTGCTTTGAAGGCGGCTAGTCGTTTGGCGTTCTCCACGGGATCGTTCATCTTCACGTCCGTCGTCCGAGAGGATCTATAGCCAATTGCTCTGTTGAAAGCTAATGTAAGACAGCAGCGGTAAGATCGATAGCCGTACAGGAATTTTATAGAGGTATTCAACCAAAACATGCCTTTTTGACGTGCAGTCGTGCAGACAACAAACAGCTGTTCGCTAGGCAACTCTGCCAGTTTTCTTCAAACTATGGgtcctaaaaaaataaatatttttacatgaaaataaactttgcCAACAAACACATTATGGCGGCGccaagattgaaaaaaaataataagaaaaatataaatattcttgTAAAAATGGTGTCAAACCATAATAAGCAAGGTTTCCGCATCCATGTGGAAATGCGATGATTGCTATTTAATGGCCGATCaaactattatttttctttctttccgtGTGTAGGAAGCCAACATCGAGTCTCCCAACATATATGGTTGGGTGAAAACCCACCAAAGTCATTCAGTAGACTGCCGACCTTCAGGCCAGTCGTACCGAAACGTCCCTGGGTATTTGTTCCAAAAGTTCTTACCTCCTCTTGCATCTATCGGTTGGAAACGTGTTTTTTGATTAGTAACCAGTATCCCGTGCAAAGTTTGAACGCGGTATAGACGATATCGAcaaagacatttttgttttaataacaATCTCGAATTGATCTTGACGGCCGGGTTGGGCAATTGTGTAGAACAAGGTCCCGCCACGTCGTGGAGGTCATTTCCATCCGAGTCACGAattgtcttgtttttcaaacacattttttcgtgACTTGCCAGTCCCAATCAAGAATTATATATCgtttgtattgatttggatacatacatgagagagagaggagggctGGTCCAGCACAGTCATCTGCTTCTTCTCGTGCcagaggttttttttaaatacattccCGATTGTTTCCCCGTGTTGTGTGCCATTATATAATACGCTAAAATTTTTGTGGCTGCTGGCGGCGTCGTGTGTGCATTGTTATATTGTTTTGACGTCTATTCAAACAAGTGCTGGTGCTGTGTGGAAATCAAGAAGGCGCAGACATTTGCCCTTCGTCAACATCATCACAGTCGTTCTCCGCCGCTAGCTAAGCTGCGGCTGGCTGCTGTTCCGGCCCGAATGTATTGAATTACCTTCTCTACTTCACTCAGTCGGTTGTCCCACTTTGTGTCCGTTACACCACAAGAaagccagccagccaaccaCAGCAGCACGAACCAATATTGAATTTTCCAATCATCGTGATGCCGTCATCAATCGTCACCAGTTTCTACTTCctcctctgctgctgctgctgttgcggtaaaatgttttcacattttctccttatattatttcattcattataTTGTACGTGTCAAGCGCAGCTGctcccttttttattcgaGGAAGGAATTAAACAACTTTTGAATAGGCCAAGGCCCCTTCTAGATTTGTATATGTCCCTTCACCAATATAATATGTTGTAGGGGGGCATATATAACGCgtctatatttttcttattcctttaaGTAGGCCTTTAGAGCTCTGCTGCTGGGCGAGAGCACAACTTCTGGCCACGGATTTCTCGGCTTTCGTAACTCATAAATcactacttctttttttctttaaccagCAACTTACTACTATAACACAGCGGCCGCTCAAAGTGGGGCTCACACGAGCTGCCGAGGGTAGGATAGCCTATACTATACTAGACGACGTGAAATGTTTGAGAGGATCAATGTTTTGATAGGGGgaaattttctttagtttctctctctcccctcccttCCCTCTCCTCTTTCGTCGCTTATCGTTGGTCGAAGTGCTGAAATAAACCAGTCGGGATATTTATCAGCCGCTCCCCTCTTCGACCGATGTGTGTATAGACCCAACCAAATATAATAAGGACAGAAAAGGCCTCTGGTGATTAAGTCGAAAACCCACCAGGTAGTATAATAGTCCCTATATACTCGGCATAACATTTCTGTCCCAAACACCCGGGAGCTTCTTATTTTATAGAATTGGAAATCACTGATACATTAGACACACTGATAATTTTCTAAtctttaattcatttctatcGATTGTTGACTTAACAAATTGGGACAACACACAGAAGAGTCCTGCCTTTATACAGAGAGGAATAAGTGGTGGGGCCAATGATGGATCGACGGATCACACAGAATAACAAATCAGATAACATATAGGCCTCATATTATATTCCCTTATAGACGACACTTAAGGAATTCCGTGTCTCTTTCATATTGTCCCGATGGCCAGGAGGgggttatataataataatcgtcTAGAATTACATGGTCCATTCATAGatataagaaatgaaaaaggagaattttgATGACATTAGAGGTTATCTTTCCAAATTTAATAGTGGTATCTTGTTGCTGCGTATCGTATAGTAGAGGGAGATTGTATCCCACATTTTAATATAGTAGGCCtataaaagaaacgacgtGTCAAAACTCGGCGGgatcaagattttttttctttctttcttttttatttttaaaaccccgaaaaaatttttacgatcgagcgaagggaaaaaaaaatataaaagttcGGCGTGATCGTGAAAACAAGATTCAGTGGGAAATAATATAtaacgaaattcaaaaaaacggcagaaaactaaaatagaattacattttctactggaaatgtataaaatataagaagaagaaaaaaaaaagtcgtaaaAGTCGATGATGCGGGCCAAAAGGTTAGAgaacgtatacacacacacaagcccCCAGAAGGTGAACAACAAGGCGAGAACTTCCacaagactttttcttttttaaaatttcttcttttttctatcgggaaatctttttttaaaaaaagaaaaagaagaaatgtgtcGGCTGTGGATTCCTCATGTATTATTCATCAAGCACCCAGCAAAATATATAAGACCCGGTTTTTCTATATGTctgctgtgttgttgttgttgttgttgttgccagaaaaaaaataatctttgtGGTGGTGGGTACGTGCGCTCCTTCCGCTGCTGCTGACTCATCCCCGAAAAACGTTATTGCTTATAACGCTAGAGAAAAGGCTACTGATGAGCTGTCGGGATTGCATCaacagttgtgtgtgtgtgtggctggagggggagaaaaaaatatttttctcaccCCAACCAAagttattatatatataaacccGGCCCAAAGCGATTCTTATATAGTATATCCCATTTTTGGACTTGTGTGCATTTTCGGGGTGTTAATGATGCAGCACGCAAAGGAGGAAACCTTGAcaaatctttttctccccccccgaaaaaataagataattaTACTATATAGGTTTAGCTGTTAATGATACGGGAAATCCATTAGCCGCAAGGAATTAAATATCCCCAGAAAAACCAGttgcaaaagaaagaaatagaaaatcgTGATAAATGATTCATTTCCTGCCAATGAATGACTATATATGGATTGTCTATTGTATATTACGCAGTCGTGTTAGCCAAGAGCGGGAGCACGCGCCGCAGCGCCAGTGTCGTGGTGGATTCGGTCGGAGGACATCACGTTGCCGTCAGGAAAGTAGTGCCGGAAGGCTCTCAGGTGAGCCTCCAGTGTCGAGTGCCTGTCAATAGTCAACTCTCACGAATGATGGATCTGATTGAGCCGTCGCTCGTCTCCAATCCCGTCATCTGGCTCAGATTCGACATGAAAGGTAATACAGCACAATTCGccttttgttattattccatttgttataattctattttaattgattatgaTTGTAGATCCGTCCAACCAGGAAGTTATCTCTCACGGTGACACTCTGTTGATCGACACCAATCCTCGACTTCGTCTGACCTTCCAGGAGGACACCCGAACCTCTACGCTCATTGTATAATaacataaatttgaatttgacctAATTTCGCAATGgcgggaattttgaaaatgatgaaatttgtgtttttttagaTTGACAAAGCTCAGGTGCAAGATGGTGGAATATTCCAATGCCAAGTGTTTGTACGAGATGAAGTGGTGCCCAGCTCACCAATCGAAGtggtattcaaatttctatagATTTATATTTATCCCGGCCCGAATTATTTATGCATAAAGGGACGAATATAATTGGATGACTGGAAATCTCATTTCTCGACTTATTCCCCATCAGGTGATAATCGAAGCTCGCTCAgggtctacaacaacatcTGGCACGCCCAGCAGCCATCAGAAGGCCAGCAGTCTCATCACGGCGGCCCATTATTACAGTTGCCTGATCCTCCTCTTTATGACGCTCCAGGTGATTCGTTATTAGACTCTACCTACTACTCTCTATTCTATACTCTACTCTCTCAagatgatatttttctttcggggtTATTTGATggcgataagaaaaaaaacagaaatacgAAATAACCGTATATGTAAATGTACATTttcagttattattattattattattattattattgtgtgtgtgtgttctccagcatctcttttcccttttaaattaTGTGTAACACGTTTAATGAGCTTTACATGAATATGGAAATCATAATAAACAAATCCCATGTGGGAAAAAAACGACACACGCGatctctctcttcctttttggtgtcgaaataaaaattcggtttttggtgttttattatttattattattccagaaaaatataaatcgccatcatatataataaaaactaGGGCGTAGAGAAATAGAAGGGGGTATAGAAAAAagtcttttgtttatttgttcttgTATACATATGTGGTCGAGTTGATTATTCATTACATTATTCACTCCGGAAACAGAAGGGGGGGAACTATACTATGCTAAATTGAGTACATAGTAGTCTCGTCGCCCTCATAAATTGTTTACGCGCAAGAGTAAATGCCCCGGCCGGGTTTGGGTATATTTTTACAAACGTTTTTAAACGGTCGGGTTATTTGTGTGATCTCGAATATCCTCTGTACTCTTTAAGCTCTGCTGTGTGCAGTCGTCATGGCTGTGTGATTTCCACCCCACCCTTttcctgttgtgtgtgttgggggCCGTCACAAGTTAACATGAGCAATCGTCCATCCACACAAGAGATTTCCCCACAGTTTCCACATGGGAGGGCCGCCCCTGCTCGCCTGGGTACATCATCAGAGCCCAGGGACCGCACACAGCCCCTATAGATCGATGGACCCCTGCTGACGATTCTTCGTGAGCATATTTCGGGTTGTACAGTGAGAAAAACATGGATAGGAAAACATAATCTTTTTTCCCTACCATTCGATACATCCATATGCATGTACACAATGCGGTCGAAACAGCAGGTGGGCAATCCTGTATCGGGAACAAatcctatttttgaaatgaaaacgggAATGACAGTTGATGGAAGGGCCTAGCCTTGCATTTTATGTAGTctgctgttattattattataaggtCGTGATCCGATCGGATAGAAATTTCCATCACTATAGTgatttaataagaaataacGGTTGATGGTATTTCCAAGGTGAAACAACGGCATCTTGTTGTCGTCACCTGATGGAACAAGGTCGATCATCACtcgatcaaaacaaatttgggaaaaacatttcttcgTAAAAGCATCAAATCTGATGGGATTAACATTAATGGTGGACTATTTAAGGGCGGAGAAATTTACCTTTCACTCTCAGTTCCTTTTACGCCATCGAGTTGTATAAACATTAATTCTCCTAAATCATGCAAATCGCCAGCACACCTGTCATTTTGGCAGTTCTTTTGATTGCGTTGATTCGGTTGTGCAATGCGGAGACGGGCAGAGCTCACCTGGCTGGAAATTCGCCCGTCAAAGGTGTTCTCAACTTCACCGAGTGCTCGGGTGAGTTGAGGATTGTCGGTGAGATCACGGGATTGACGCCGGGCCAGCACGGCTTTCACGTTCACGAATTCGGCGACATCTTCAGCAACGGGTGCGACTCGACTGGCAAACATTTCAACCCGACCAAGGCGCTTCACGGCGCTCCCGGAGACGCTCCTAACCGCCGTCACGCCGGCGATTACGGCAACATTTTGGCCGA
This region of Daphnia pulex isolate KAP4 chromosome 9, ASM2113471v1 genomic DNA includes:
- the LOC124201711 gene encoding R3H and coiled-coil domain-containing protein 1-like, which codes for MTHSVAPFASLFKAANDILPCSTFLNQIEESFVEQVYADICAFAVTPQPLGHKAVYLFPSVSPRLRFLIHQVVEINFSSLKTFSVGKADRRTVVCPKVIYKMDPTQEKSPKNDNCQQPQSTDNKQPRKQRAVNERAIYRPPPARSSGVLQETIKQNVDAVPVSAQSPSCNLKKPSQAIYVPPQRKSSMQNHNLSDDWKESEKIKPRVESGTKVISPIRKKSTRVEMRLAVEEETNQTPIFKKEESNSIQAPPQISRKISRTSSTPFVQPSEQSILDVGDLMECCEFAELSNHVPLEKPASPKESNLQRNISFEEDSWDKLYNETGDLLRPDALEELTLAVGSVRIIQPSNEVYSQASHEAHDEDLNHVIELYDFPSTFKTEDLFTALNVSGKPPDFSLKWVDDTHALAIYGSAYAAVDALAATQSLIKMRPLAQATKESRNCARRISTALQPFKPRPVTSASMAKRLVSTALGIRNTVSPEQRKIERQMLADAKAKKRLAAQQKEAAWEGTMP
- the LOC124201712 gene encoding ribose-5-phosphate isomerase-like isoform X1 → MFWLNTSIKFLYGYRSYRCCLTLAFNRAIGYRSSRTTDVKMNDPVENAKRLAAFKAVDNHVVDGVIGIGSGSTVVYAVERLAQRVKDEGLEVICVPSSFQAKQLIIQYGLKLGDLEMNPELKVTIDGADESDTMLTLIKGGGGCLTQEKILASCAEEFIVIADYRKASTNLGEQWRKGIPIEVIPGAYRVVYQKIEKLLGGKSELRMSGSSKAGPVVTDNGNFLLDWNFESVKDWKHVENCLNMIPGVVENGLFVGMARKAYFGMSDGTVMERNV
- the LOC124201712 gene encoding ribose-5-phosphate isomerase-like isoform X2, whose translation is MNDPVENAKRLAAFKAVDNHVVDGVIGIGSGSTVVYAVERLAQRVKDEGLEVICVPSSFQAKQLIIQYGLKLGDLEMNPELKVTIDGADESDTMLTLIKGGGGCLTQEKILASCAEEFIVIADYRKASTNLGEQWRKGIPIEVIPGAYRVVYQKIEKLLGGKSELRMSGSSKAGPVVTDNGNFLLDWNFESVKDWKHVENCLNMIPGVVENGLFVGMARKAYFGMSDGTVMERNV
- the LOC124201713 gene encoding uncharacterized protein LOC124201713 — translated: MPSSIVTSFYFLLCCCCCCVVLAKSGSTRRSASVVVDSVGGHHVAVRKVVPEGSQVSLQCRVPVNSQLSRMMDLIEPSLVSNPVIWLRFDMKDPSNQEVISHGDTLLIDTNPRLRLTFQEDTRTSTLIIDKAQVQDGGIFQCQVFVRDEVVPSSPIEVVIIEARSGSTTTSGTPSSHQKASSLITAAHYYSCLILLFMTLQVIRY
- the LOC124202343 gene encoding superoxide dismutase [Cu-Zn], chloroplastic-like, which produces MQIASTPVILAVLLIALIRLCNAETGRAHLAGNSPVKGVLNFTECSGELRIVGEITGLTPGQHGFHVHEFGDIFSNGCDSTGKHFNPTKALHGAPGDAPNRRHAGDYGNILADASGVAKVDMVDKMTALSGPNSIIGRAMVVHANEDDLGRQDNEGSRTTGNSGPRIACGIIFIAP